In Leptolyngbya sp. NIES-2104, the genomic window CTCTTCGTAATATCGCTGTCTGCGAGGTTCTTCAACTGGATCGGAACCTTGACCAAGCGATCGAGTCCGATTCGGTTTCACAGGTTGCGGCTTGATCGTGCCTTTACGGTCTTCGATATTGTCCGGCAGTTCCGCAAATTTCTGAACGGGCATTCCTTGAACCGCTTCTTTCATGAATTGATGCCAAGTGTAAGCCGCCGTTCCACTACTTCCCCAAGTCGGTGAATTGTCATCGTTTCCGAGCCAAACTCCCGTCACCAGTTGGGGAATGTAGCCGATAAACCAGAGATCACGGGCATTTTCAGAGGTTCCCGTTTTTCCGGCAACGGGTCGATCGATTTGTGCAGGTCGCCCGGTTCCCTCGCTGACTACTTCCCGCATCATCCAGTTCGTGATCGTTGCCGTATCTGCGTCTAAAACGCGCTTGGGCTTGTAGTTAGAATCGTAAAGGACTTTTCCATTACGATCGATGACGCGACGAATGGCATGAGGCTTAACGTGATTCCCTTGCGTCGCAAACACACCGTAAGCGCTTGTTAATTCCAGCGGATTTACTTCATAGGCACCGAGTGCCAGCGAGTAAGTTGGCTCCATTTTCGAGCCGATGCCCATACTGCGAGCAAGTTTAATCACTGGCTCAAATCCAACATCGATCAGCACTTTAACAGCAACGGTATTAATCGATTTGGTGAGTGCCGATTTCATACTTTGCCAGCCTGAATATTTATTGCCGTAATTCTTCGGCTGATAGCCATCGACCATAAATCGCTCATCAAGGTAAGAGCGATTCGGAGAAAATCCGGCTCCTACAGCGGTTGCATACACAAATGGTTTGAAGGTCGATCCCGGTTGTCGTTGGGCTTGAGTCGCTCGGTTGAATTGGCTTTCTTTGTAAAAATCGTAGCCGCCGACCATCGATCGAATTTCACCGTTACGCGGATCGATCGCAACTAAAGCCGCTTGCTTGAATCCTTCAGCATTGCCATCGACGGTGATTGCGTCTCGAATCGCTTTATCTGCTGCTTTCTGCCATTTTGCATTCAAAGTCGTCTCAACCGTGACTCCTCCTGCTGCAATTTTGTCTTTTGGCACGAGTTTTTCAAGCTCTTGCTGCACGTAATAAGTGAAATAGGGCGCAGCGCTCTGAATATTCTTCGGTGTACTCGGCTTTACGGCTAATTTTTCAGCTTGTGCCGCTTGCGATTCGATTTCGGTAATGTAGCCAGCGACGACCATTTTATCGAGTACGACATTGCGCCGCTCTTGTGCCTTCTCTAAACTGACCAGCGGAGAATATAAGCTCGGAGCCGGGGGCAATCCTGCGATCGTTGCCATTTCCCCAAGCGTCAGTTGATCC contains:
- a CDS encoding transglycosylase domain-containing protein — encoded protein: MTDGTDGKKRPTKPRRERSQRRVAKLMEHPRLAGFRSWLDGATARLQALEQKIPAPLKTKKARNWIVAGSVVVIGATAIRAASIEIDQGLPDAAELKTFARPGTVTIRASDGTVLHQLGPATRERLAIDKMPNRLVQAFVASEDRRFYDHNGLDFQGIGRAVFRNLTSRDVVEGGSTITQQLSRIVFLDQDDRSMGRKVREALIAQKLERNVDKKQILEKYLNFVYLGSNAYGVADAAWIYFSKSVDQLTLGEMATIAGLPPAPSLYSPLVSLEKAQERRNVVLDKMVVAGYITEIESQAAQAEKLAVKPSTPKNIQSAAPYFTYYVQQELEKLVPKDKIAAGGVTVETTLNAKWQKAADKAIRDAITVDGNAEGFKQAALVAIDPRNGEIRSMVGGYDFYKESQFNRATQAQRQPGSTFKPFVYATAVGAGFSPNRSYLDERFMVDGYQPKNYGNKYSGWQSMKSALTKSINTVAVKVLIDVGFEPVIKLARSMGIGSKMEPTYSLALGAYEVNPLELTSAYGVFATQGNHVKPHAIRRVIDRNGKVLYDSNYKPKRVLDADTATITNWMMREVVSEGTGRPAQIDRPVAGKTGTSENARDLWFIGYIPQLVTGVWLGNDDNSPTWGSSGTAAYTWHQFMKEAVQGMPVQKFAELPDNIEDRKGTIKPQPVKPNRTRSLGQGSDPVEEPRRQRYYEEPAPEPAYSEPPRYSEPAPAPAPEPPAAATPPEPVPAPEPAAPSAPATPPEPAPPAAADPLPPPGN